The following are encoded together in the Babylonia areolata isolate BAREFJ2019XMU chromosome 18, ASM4173473v1, whole genome shotgun sequence genome:
- the LOC143292662 gene encoding uncharacterized protein LOC143292662, giving the protein MADLSLDEIIATKQGGNAKARPFNQNVRKQFQGKPVQQRLQQKIFKPGFVTKVNRPGGAPLKRAFSAPGPAVKNASPAKPRGALTPNIKAGIKGPGKGQVDARDMISIKNRIKMGDARLKIVQKQMNKGNMGGPPQPQIPPPGPSGPQGRGPGGQQPFAPQQQAGFQPPPQPFRLPGPQRFQLPNQQGAPFQQPQNLELPGPGMNQARPPFPNPQQAPPFSQQQGPPFNQQQGGPVFRPQQRPPFNQNQRPPFKQHQRPPFNQNQRPPFNQKQQRPPFNQQRRPPFNQNQRPPFNQNQGPTFSQNQGPPFSQNQGPPFSQNQGQNQGPPFNQQQGPPFSQNQGPPFNQQGPPLNQPPQQFNQQPPEFDQQPVDFDQQPSNFMQDQCGPFDQMPSQFGEEQLPPFGQEEPLQFNPDPQFDQQFVDFNPEGLPDEGQQFDLQGPPDHQFMPPDAQFGQPPPPQMNQPAPNFAPPPPGPNQPPDFNQPLLNQGFNAPANLNQPPPEFMQPPSNMSQPPPGFGQMPPGFNEPPPGFQLGAEEYGEDVIGMMPVNPAEKTVVEHTGNSLKITRSIPEVSFDGENLTVTRRVPATNMNLDAQKPFGDSGAGMENFSISRPAPPQPPKKKFQPIPIKAPSPPRNTVKTGGPTLSGNRTRVSSAGQVPAAARPPSQPPNNKPGPGRPVPSTSVQTVTNTRFSLRTAKPEVAASAPGPITRTFNNNVPQQPPRLKPPPQTVTAGPPPTERPSALSRIQQQNPGMRSAFSRIEQPPQNPRSAASARAPPQVQAGSVLSRLSSPNVSVTRRLAPHPASAPPQPSRVSQVSTSEARMAVKRPALSLSERFASGSSGNPIPVITDQAPLKKRRSESELEKANFGSDFAMQGQFESPQEPVVPLLSPLQGYRILVSNLHSTVTQDDIIELFGVLGPLKRANLLTKGQAEVAFIHKEHAVQALKTYHNRELDGQPMFVKLATPLNAKVMQPPPGEDSTPVSLPANLRSKKPPAPSSAPVEIPLIHKALFKTASDGSAPSKAVRFTVKL; this is encoded by the exons ATGGCGGACCTTTCCTTGGACGAAATAATCGCAACAAAGCAGGGAGGAAACGCCAAAGCGCGACCTTT CAACCAGAATGTACGCAAACAATTTCAAGGGAAACCAGTGCAGCAACGCCTTCAGCAGAAAATATTCAAACCAGGTTTTGTCACCAAAGTTAACCGTCCTGGAGGTGCTCCACTGAAACGAGCTTTCAGTGCTCCAGGACCCGCTGTGAAGAATGCCAGTCCTGCCAAACCAAGAGGTGCCCTGACACCAAACATCAAAGCTGGCATCAAGGGACCAGGAAAGGGTCAGGTTGATGCTCGTGACATGATCTCCATAAAAAACAGGATCAAAATGGGCGATGCCCGTTTGAAGattgtgcagaaacaaatgaacaaagggaACATGGGTGGCCCACCTCAACCTCAGATTCCTCCTCCTGGACCTTCAGGGCCTCAGGGTCGTGGCCCTGGTGGTCAGCAGCCATTTGCACCACAGCAGCAAGCAGGATTTCAGCCCCCTCCCCAACCTTTTAGACTGCCTGGTCCCCAGAGATTTCAACTGCCCAACCAGCAAGGAGCACCCTTTCAGCAACCTCAAAATCTAGAGCTGCCAGGTCCTGGAATGAACCAGGCAAGACCTCCCTTTCCCAATCCACAGCAAGCTCCACCATTCAGCCAACAGCAAGGTCCTCCATTCAATCAGCAACAGGGGGGTCCTGTGTTTCGCCCGCAACAAAGGCCTCCCTTCAATCAGAATCAAAGGCCACCTTTCAAACAGCATCAAAGACCTCCTTTCAATCAGAATCAGAGGCCTCCTTTTAACCAGAAACAACAGAGACCCCCTTTCAATCAGCAACGGAGGCCCCCTTTTAATCAAAACCAAAGGCCTCCTTTCAATCAGAATCAAGGACCTACTTTCAGTCAGAATCAAGGACCTCCATTCAGTCAGAATCAAGGACCACCTTTCAGTCAGAATCAAGGACAGAATCAAGGACCCCCTTTCAACCAGCAGCAAGGACCACCTTTCAGTCAGAACCAGGGACCCCCTTTTAATCAGCAAGGACCCCCTTTAAATCAACCTCCTCAGCAGTTCAATCAGCAACCTCCAGAATTTGATCAACAGCCAGTGGACTTTGACCAGCAACCTTCCAACTTCATGCAGGACCAGTGTGGACCATTTGACCAAATGCCTTCACAGTTCGGTGAAGAACAGTTGCCACCCTTTGGCCAAGAAGAGCCTTTGCAGTTTAACCCTGACCCACAATTTGATCAGCAGTTTGTAGATTTTAACCCTGAGGGTCTGCCAGACGAGGGCCAACAGTTTGATCTGCAAGGACCTCCCGACCACCAGTTCATGCCGCCAGATGCACAGTTTGGCCAGCCTCCTCCTCCACAGATGAATCAGCCAGCGCCTAATtttgccccaccccctccaggcCCCAACCAACCCCCTGATTTTAACCAGCCCCTTCTGAATCAAGGGTTCAATGCTCCAGCAAACCTCAATCAGCCGCCTCCAGAATTCATGCAGCCGCCATCAAACATGAGTCAACCGCCTCCAGGCTTTGGTCAGATGCCTCCTGGCTTCAATGAACCTCCTCCAGGGTTTCAGCTGGGTGCAGAAGAGTATGGCGAGGACGTGATTGGCATGATG CCTGTGAATCCTGCTGAAAAAACTGTGGTGGAACACACAGGCAACAGTCTCAAAATCACACGTTCCATTCCCGAAGTATCTTTCGATGGTGAGAATTTAACAGTCACACGCCGAGTGCCAGCGACCAATATGAATCTG GATGCACAGAAACCTTTTGGAGACAGTGGGGCAGGAATGGAGAACTTCAGCATCAGCAGACCGGCCCCACCACAGCCCCCTAAAAAGAAGTTCCAGCCCATCCCCATCAAGGCCCCATCTCCCCCGAGGAACACAGTGAAGACAGGGGGTCCTACGCTGAGTGGAAACAGGACCCGAGTGTCTTCTGCTGGCCAGGTCCCTGCCGCAGCACGTCCCCCCAGTCAGCCCCCAAACAATAAGCCAGGGCCAGGAAGACCAGTGCCATCCACATCAGTCCAAACTGTGACAAACACTCGCTTTAGCCTTAGGACAGCGAAACCTGAGGTTGCTGCTTCAGCCCCTGGTCCCATCACAAGAACATTTAACAACAACGTTCCTCAGCAGCCGCCCAGGTTAAAGCCCCCTCCTCAGACTGTGACAGCAGGCCCTCCCCCCACTGAACGTCCGTCAGCCTTGTCAAGAATCCAGCAGCAGAATCCAGGCATGAGATCAGCCTTCTCAAGGATTGAACAGCCGCCTCAGAACCCAAGGTCAGCAGCGTCGGCAAGAGCCCCCCCACAAGTTCAGGCCGGTTCTGTGTTGTCGAGGTTGTCATCCCCAAATGTTTCAGTAACGAGACGCTTGGCCCCTCACCCAGCCTCGGCCCCACCTCAGCCAAGCAGAGTGTCACAGGTGTCGACAAGTGAGGCCAGAATGGCAGTGAAGAGACCAGCCTTGTCACTGTCTGAGCGCTTTGCTTCAGGGAGTTCAGGTAATCCCATTCCAGTCATCACCGACCAAGCCCCGCTCAAAAAACGAAGATCGGAATCGGAACTGGAAAAGGCAAATTTTGGAAGTGATTTTGCGATGCAG GGACAGTTTGAAAGTCCACAGGAGCCTGTGGTTCCCCTGCTGAGTCCTCTCCAGGGCTACCGCATCTTGGTGTCCAACTTGCACTCCACAGTGACACAGGACGACATCATT GAGCTGTTTGGCGTTCTGGGACCTCTGAAGCGTGCCAACCTGCTGACAAAGGGACAGGCTGAGGTGGCCTTCATTCACAAAGAACATGCTGTTCAAGCACTGAAAACCTATCACAACCGGGAACTTGATG GCCAGCCGATGTTTGTGAAGCTGGCCACTCCTCTGAATGCCAAAGTGATGCAGCCACCACCCGGTGAGGACAGCActcctgtcagtctgcctgctaATCTGAG GTCCAAGAAGCCCCCAGCCCCTAGCTCAGCCCCAGTGGAGATTCCGCTGATACACAAGGCACTCTTCAAGACTGCTTCAGACGGTTCAGCTCCCTCCAAAGCTGTGCGCTTCACTGTGAAACTGTAG